A DNA window from Luteolibacter luteus contains the following coding sequences:
- the glnD gene encoding [protein-PII] uridylyltransferase, producing MTIAEIDAPCTHRMSAHLKTLQAHAKTALKPAVQGHLSPAERIALYRRFLKIEEHRIKLRHRAGAGGLEIANARAELLDVVLRSLFDLALSKRKEAPVLALVALGGYGRGTLNPGSDIDLLFLLPRASNKLPEDLSALVQEILYLMWDVGFKVGHACRSIAECVEQAKADQQNKTALIDARLIAGDKKLFGEFQTRFDKECLTKGQEAFFELRRQDLRTRHQKFSKTVFLQEPNVKEGCGGMRDYHNIRWVARVKRGTTDLRKLVDDKLLTATALRKIEAAYDFLNRVRNELHYQAGRGSDQLTLRLQGVVATDFHYPERSILRRTETFMRDYYRHTRSLYQHTNSLMEAFEIEQEEMAVTGLKSFLMLRSKKREEFDSFIARDGRIYPLNNEIFDEDPNRMMRMFQQTQLRGLRLSPPMRRLIKAHREDIDRPFRYSKANRETFQAILERKGDVARTLRQMHRVGFLGRYLPEFGALDCLVQHEFFHRYTADEHTLRCIEELDALVGTDDPKKEIYRRLFHEAQDPYALYLALILHDTGRAENVREHTDGSAMLASRLCNRLQVHGPRRTLIMFLVDHHLTFWRFATTRNIEDPDVVAEFARIVKTKERLDLLLLFSYADSNGTNTETWSSWKETLMLQLHSSTRIFLKEGKERYTASIRSEKKDLKEQVKGQLKDEEDPAVDEHFRRMPDSYFRFRDAASVAAHVKAVLRLEPKKDEDVFDCSLQWIDMPEKGYTELVIATHDRPLLLEKICCALASEELNILSADFFTRTDGVVLDIFRVCTTNFEPVSDLALRKRLSTTLKEVGLLEKYEHARYFRRRPNLLRPKDDHGMAFPVRAYVSNDLHPNCTAIEIQAVDRIGLLHDLFHAINTHGLNTANARISTEKGAAMDTFYVTTRDGEKVGDDALLDRLQHSIEDLIGKKDGQ from the coding sequence TTGACCATCGCGGAAATCGACGCACCCTGCACGCACCGGATGTCTGCCCATTTGAAAACGCTTCAGGCCCACGCCAAGACGGCTCTCAAACCCGCCGTCCAGGGCCACCTCTCCCCAGCCGAACGGATCGCGCTCTACCGCCGTTTCCTCAAGATTGAGGAGCATCGGATCAAGCTGCGCCACCGCGCCGGGGCGGGCGGACTGGAGATCGCAAATGCCCGGGCGGAGCTGCTGGATGTCGTGCTGCGCTCGCTCTTCGACCTCGCCCTTTCCAAGCGCAAGGAGGCACCGGTGCTCGCCCTCGTCGCCCTCGGCGGCTACGGCCGCGGCACGCTGAATCCGGGGTCGGACATTGATCTCTTGTTCCTCCTGCCCCGTGCCTCGAACAAGCTTCCGGAAGACCTCTCCGCCCTCGTCCAGGAAATCCTCTACCTCATGTGGGACGTCGGTTTCAAGGTAGGCCACGCCTGCCGCTCGATCGCCGAGTGCGTGGAGCAGGCCAAAGCCGACCAGCAGAACAAGACCGCACTGATCGATGCCCGTCTCATCGCGGGCGACAAGAAGCTCTTCGGCGAGTTCCAGACCCGCTTTGACAAGGAGTGCCTGACCAAGGGCCAGGAAGCGTTCTTCGAGCTGCGTCGCCAGGACCTGCGCACCCGCCACCAGAAGTTCTCCAAGACCGTCTTCCTCCAGGAGCCGAACGTGAAGGAAGGCTGCGGCGGCATGCGGGACTATCACAATATCCGCTGGGTCGCCCGCGTGAAGCGCGGCACCACGGACCTGCGCAAGCTCGTCGATGACAAGCTCCTCACCGCCACCGCGCTCCGGAAGATCGAGGCCGCCTACGATTTCCTGAACCGCGTGCGGAATGAGCTGCACTACCAGGCCGGCCGCGGCAGCGACCAACTCACCCTGCGCCTTCAAGGCGTGGTCGCCACCGATTTCCACTATCCGGAACGCAGCATCCTGCGCCGCACGGAGACCTTCATGCGGGACTACTACCGCCATACCCGCAGCCTCTATCAGCACACGAATTCGCTGATGGAAGCCTTCGAGATCGAGCAGGAGGAAATGGCCGTCACGGGCCTGAAGTCCTTCCTCATGCTCCGCTCGAAGAAACGCGAGGAGTTCGATAGCTTCATCGCGCGCGATGGCCGCATCTATCCGCTGAACAACGAGATCTTCGATGAGGATCCCAACCGCATGATGCGGATGTTCCAGCAAACCCAGCTCCGTGGTCTGCGCCTCAGCCCGCCGATGCGGCGCCTTATCAAGGCCCACCGCGAGGACATTGATCGCCCTTTCCGCTACTCGAAGGCGAATCGCGAAACCTTCCAGGCAATACTCGAGCGGAAGGGCGATGTCGCGCGCACGCTGCGCCAGATGCATCGCGTGGGTTTCCTCGGCCGCTATTTGCCGGAGTTCGGCGCGCTCGATTGCCTCGTGCAGCACGAATTCTTTCATCGCTACACCGCCGACGAGCATACCTTGCGCTGCATCGAGGAGCTGGATGCCCTGGTCGGCACCGATGACCCGAAGAAGGAAATCTACCGCCGCCTCTTCCATGAGGCGCAGGATCCCTATGCGCTCTATCTCGCGCTGATCCTTCACGACACCGGTCGCGCGGAAAACGTCCGCGAGCACACGGACGGTTCCGCCATGCTGGCTTCACGCCTCTGCAATCGCCTGCAGGTGCACGGACCGCGCCGCACCTTGATCATGTTCCTGGTGGATCACCACCTGACCTTTTGGCGCTTCGCCACCACGCGGAATATCGAGGACCCGGACGTGGTCGCCGAGTTCGCGCGCATCGTGAAAACGAAGGAGCGCCTCGATCTGCTGCTGCTCTTTAGCTACGCCGACTCGAACGGGACGAATACCGAGACCTGGTCGAGCTGGAAGGAGACCCTCATGCTCCAGCTTCACTCCAGCACCCGCATCTTCCTGAAAGAGGGCAAGGAACGCTACACAGCGTCCATCCGCTCGGAGAAAAAGGACCTGAAGGAACAGGTGAAGGGCCAGCTCAAGGATGAGGAAGATCCCGCGGTGGACGAGCACTTCCGCCGCATGCCGGATTCCTATTTCCGTTTCCGCGATGCAGCTTCGGTCGCCGCCCACGTGAAAGCCGTGCTCCGCTTGGAGCCGAAGAAGGACGAGGATGTCTTCGACTGCTCGCTGCAGTGGATCGACATGCCGGAGAAGGGCTATACCGAATTGGTCATCGCCACACATGACCGGCCGCTGCTGTTGGAAAAGATCTGCTGCGCCCTCGCTTCCGAGGAATTGAACATTCTCTCCGCGGACTTCTTCACCCGTACCGACGGCGTGGTGCTGGATATCTTCCGCGTCTGCACCACAAACTTCGAGCCCGTCTCCGACCTCGCGCTGCGGAAGCGCTTGTCGACCACCTTGAAGGAAGTGGGCCTTCTGGAAAAGTACGAGCACGCCCGCTACTTCCGTCGCCGCCCGAACTTGCTACGGCCGAAGGACGATCACGGCATGGCCTTCCCGGTACGCGCCTATGTCTCGAACGATCTGCATCCAAACTGCACCGCCATCGAGATCCAGGCCGTGGACCGCATCGGCTTGCTGCACGATCTCTTCCACGCGATCAACACCCATGGACTGAACACCGCCAATGCACGCATCTCGACCGAGAAGGGCGCGGCGATGGATACCTTCTATGTGACCACCCGCGATGGCGAGAAAGTCGGGGATGATGCACTCTTGGATCGCCTCCAACACAGCATCGAAGACTTGATCGGCAAAAAAGACGGCCAATAG
- a CDS encoding DUF6172 family protein, with protein MKKTFPLASDGTDPKPERALEAIKHELRKYLKRERRKPLPEGADFWDFDCKVGKGDAVPEARHSADVERAVEDAVKEGCPSVYVEILAKPGLRAKKSTEESGS; from the coding sequence ATGAAGAAGACATTCCCGCTCGCCAGTGACGGAACAGACCCGAAGCCGGAACGGGCGCTTGAAGCGATCAAGCATGAGCTTCGCAAGTATCTGAAGCGGGAGCGACGCAAGCCGCTGCCCGAGGGTGCGGATTTCTGGGATTTCGATTGCAAGGTGGGGAAGGGGGACGCGGTCCCCGAGGCAAGGCATTCCGCCGACGTGGAGCGAGCGGTGGAGGACGCGGTGAAGGAGGGATGTCCGTCCGTCTACGTGGAGATCCTGGCCAAGCCGGGCCTACGTGCGAAAAAGAGTACGGAAGAAAGCGGATCCTGA